One Nonomuraea angiospora DNA segment encodes these proteins:
- the ald gene encoding alanine dehydrogenase, with translation MKIGVPAEVKNHEYRVAATPAGVHELVRNGHDVLVQRGAGLGSHIPDEEYLSAGAKILDSADAVWGEADMVLKVKEPIAEEYHRLREGLVLFTYLHLAASRPCTDALLNARTTGIAYETVQVGNALPLLAPMSEVAGRLAPQVGAYNLMRFNGGRGILPGGVPGVAPAKVVVIGGGVSGLNAAQIAVGMGADVTVLDTNIDRLRFIDAIYQGRLKTLVSTSYAIEQEVLQADLVIGAVLIPGAKAPTLVSNDLVSRMKPGSVLVDIAIDQGGCFEDSRPTTHAEPTYKVHESVFYCVANMPGSVANTSTYALTNATLPYAVKLANLGWREALSTDAGLAGGLNTHDGLLTNGPVAEALGLPFTPVTELV, from the coding sequence ATGAAGATCGGCGTTCCTGCCGAGGTCAAGAACCACGAATATCGCGTTGCCGCCACGCCCGCCGGAGTCCACGAGCTGGTGCGCAACGGTCACGACGTCCTGGTCCAGCGGGGTGCGGGCCTGGGCTCGCACATCCCGGACGAGGAATACCTCTCGGCGGGGGCGAAGATCCTCGACAGCGCCGACGCCGTGTGGGGCGAGGCGGACATGGTGCTCAAGGTCAAGGAGCCCATCGCCGAGGAGTACCACCGGCTGCGTGAGGGGCTCGTGCTCTTCACGTACCTGCACCTGGCCGCCTCGCGCCCCTGCACGGACGCGCTGCTGAACGCCAGGACGACCGGCATCGCGTACGAGACCGTCCAGGTGGGCAACGCGCTGCCGCTGCTCGCCCCGATGTCCGAGGTCGCCGGCCGTCTCGCGCCGCAGGTGGGGGCCTACAACCTGATGCGCTTCAACGGCGGCCGCGGCATCCTGCCGGGCGGCGTGCCCGGCGTCGCCCCGGCCAAGGTGGTCGTGATCGGCGGCGGCGTGTCCGGCCTCAACGCCGCGCAGATCGCCGTCGGCATGGGCGCGGACGTCACCGTGCTCGACACGAACATCGACCGCCTGCGCTTCATCGACGCCATCTACCAGGGCCGGCTCAAGACGCTGGTCTCGACGTCGTACGCGATCGAGCAGGAGGTCCTGCAGGCCGACCTGGTCATCGGCGCGGTGCTGATCCCCGGGGCCAAGGCCCCGACGCTGGTCTCCAACGACCTGGTCTCGCGCATGAAGCCGGGCTCCGTGCTCGTCGACATCGCCATCGACCAGGGCGGCTGCTTCGAGGACTCGCGCCCGACCACGCACGCCGAGCCGACGTACAAGGTGCACGAGTCGGTCTTCTACTGCGTGGCCAACATGCCGGGCTCCGTGGCCAACACCTCCACCTACGCCCTGACGAACGCGACCCTCCCGTACGCGGTCAAGCTGGCCAACCTGGGCTGGCGCGAGGCGCTCAGCACCGACGCCGGCCTCGCGGGCGGGCTCAACACGCACGACGGCCTGCTCACCAACGGGCCGGTGGCCGAGGCGCTCGGCCTGCCGTTCACCCCGGTGACCGAACTGGTGTGA
- a CDS encoding tetratricopeptide repeat protein has product MAWQGEVAAPSVPAPRVGDEPELLAAAGAGDAQAAHRLGKLYAQHGDRAAAKHWWERAADAGNLDSAYNLGVWHEMHGSLVDAVSWYELAAGAGDAEAASNLATLLLEQRGDPDRARRWYEVAAHGGSSTAARRLALMCEDAGELAAAREWHRTAAAEGDLASAHDLGFLAYATGDDEETVRWWEYAARGGHPDSAYCMGLYLHASRDPEGAEAYYRLAAKSEHPGAASRLGEIALSMGDLRTARAWFEQAAGAGRGYDQRMAGFVCVELRDCAAASHWFGRAAAGGDAEAAFNYGLLLIAEFGDLAGGQHWFRQAARAGHRGAAVELGGLLSVAGELGEAQEWLSDPPPPTWGRHAEPELAARAELAAAATGRRGGAALDVGDLTEVLGTWDLVTRPLHDHSDVIGWLVARSGLHPSAIEHLASVRGTLLRPGTAPWPSCGEIEHVLATARDLRRRLGVR; this is encoded by the coding sequence ATGGCCTGGCAAGGAGAGGTCGCGGCGCCGTCCGTACCGGCGCCGCGCGTGGGAGACGAGCCCGAGCTGCTGGCCGCCGCGGGGGCCGGCGACGCGCAGGCCGCGCACCGGCTCGGCAAGCTCTATGCCCAGCACGGCGACCGCGCGGCCGCCAAGCACTGGTGGGAGCGGGCGGCCGACGCCGGCAACCTGGACAGCGCGTACAACCTGGGCGTCTGGCACGAGATGCACGGCAGCCTGGTCGATGCCGTCAGCTGGTACGAGCTCGCGGCCGGCGCCGGCGACGCCGAGGCGGCGAGCAACCTGGCGACGCTCCTGCTGGAGCAGCGCGGAGACCCCGACAGGGCGCGGCGCTGGTACGAGGTCGCGGCCCACGGCGGCTCCAGCACCGCGGCCCGCAGGCTGGCGCTGATGTGCGAGGACGCGGGCGAGCTGGCGGCGGCCCGCGAGTGGCACCGCACGGCGGCCGCGGAGGGCGACCTGGCCTCGGCGCACGACCTGGGCTTCCTGGCCTACGCGACGGGCGACGACGAGGAGACCGTGCGCTGGTGGGAGTACGCGGCCAGGGGCGGCCACCCGGACTCGGCGTACTGCATGGGCCTCTACCTGCACGCCAGCCGCGACCCCGAGGGCGCGGAGGCCTACTACCGGCTGGCCGCCAAGAGCGAGCACCCGGGCGCCGCCTCCCGGCTCGGCGAGATCGCGCTGTCCATGGGCGACCTGCGCACCGCCCGCGCCTGGTTCGAGCAGGCCGCCGGCGCCGGGCGCGGCTACGACCAGCGGATGGCTGGATTCGTCTGCGTCGAGCTGAGGGACTGCGCGGCGGCCAGCCACTGGTTCGGCCGGGCGGCGGCCGGCGGGGACGCCGAGGCGGCCTTCAACTACGGCCTGCTGCTGATCGCCGAGTTCGGCGACCTGGCGGGCGGGCAGCACTGGTTCAGGCAGGCGGCGCGGGCCGGGCACCGCGGGGCCGCCGTCGAGCTGGGCGGGCTGCTGTCGGTGGCCGGTGAGCTGGGCGAGGCGCAGGAGTGGCTGTCCGATCCGCCGCCGCCCACGTGGGGGCGGCACGCCGAGCCGGAGCTGGCCGCCAGGGCCGAGCTGGCCGCGGCGGCCACCGGGCGCAGGGGCGGCGCCGCGCTGGACGTGGGCGACCTGACCGAGGTGCTCGGCACGTGGGACCTGGTGACCCGGCCGCTGCACGATCACTCCGACGTGATCGGGTGGCTGGTGGCCCGCAGCGGGCTGCACCCGAGCGCGATCGAGCACCTGGCGTCGGTGCGCGGCACGCTGCTGCGCCCCGGCACCGCTCCGTGGCCGAGCTGCGGCGAGATCGAGCACGTGCTGGCCACGGCCCGCGACCTGCGTAGACGCCTGGGCGTGCGCTGA
- a CDS encoding urease accessory protein UreH domain-containing protein has translation MESGDRYAIRHHVQSGARPLSAFTLLAGGVAAGLVAGTASCTAAQGSLLMGLVDHCHGRDPAQVGWFLAGRLASYTTAGALLGLLGSAVSLPPAARAVLLVAAGLTVIVFAVRLLRRGHCAAKPEAGAPSRYKAPLLGAATILVPCGVTLGMEMIAISSGSPVAGAAAMAGFVLGTAPAFALLGYVLRRVSRTRLARLAGVVAIAAGLWTVGAGLSLGGWIGGTPPAASRPSPAAPGSGEQTVTVWATREGYRPAVVTARAGAPVEVVFKLVDRGCTGTVTIGGRDVALPATVRLPPQPKGALRYVCGMGMYAGFIDFS, from the coding sequence ATGGAGAGCGGGGACAGGTATGCGATCCGTCACCACGTTCAGTCTGGTGCTCGTCCGCTGAGCGCCTTCACCCTGCTGGCCGGCGGAGTCGCCGCCGGGCTGGTGGCGGGGACGGCCTCGTGCACCGCGGCCCAGGGCAGCCTGCTCATGGGCCTGGTCGATCACTGCCACGGGCGCGATCCCGCGCAGGTCGGCTGGTTCCTGGCGGGGCGGCTGGCCTCGTACACCACGGCCGGAGCGCTGCTCGGGCTGCTCGGCTCGGCCGTCAGCCTCCCGCCCGCGGCCCGCGCGGTGCTGCTCGTCGCGGCCGGGCTCACGGTGATCGTCTTCGCGGTCCGGCTGCTCCGGCGCGGTCACTGCGCGGCGAAGCCCGAGGCCGGCGCCCCTTCGCGCTACAAGGCGCCGCTGCTGGGCGCGGCCACCATCCTGGTGCCCTGCGGCGTGACCCTCGGCATGGAGATGATCGCGATCTCCAGCGGCTCGCCGGTGGCGGGGGCGGCGGCCATGGCGGGGTTCGTGCTGGGCACCGCTCCGGCGTTCGCGCTGCTCGGGTACGTGCTGCGGCGCGTCTCCCGCACCCGGCTGGCCCGGCTGGCCGGGGTCGTGGCCATCGCCGCCGGGCTCTGGACCGTCGGCGCCGGGCTCAGCCTGGGCGGCTGGATCGGCGGCACCCCGCCGGCCGCCTCCAGGCCCTCGCCCGCCGCGCCGGGCTCCGGCGAGCAGACCGTGACGGTCTGGGCGACCCGCGAGGGCTACCGGCCGGCCGTCGTGACGGCCCGCGCCGGCGCGCCGGTCGAGGTGGTGTTCAAGCTGGTCGACCGGGGGTGTACCGGCACGGTCACGATCGGCGGGCGCGACGTCGCGCTGCCGGCCACCGTACGCCTGCCGCCGCAGCCGAAGGGCGCGCTGCGGTACGTGTGCGGGATGGGCATGTACGCGGGCTTCATCGACTTCTCCTGA
- a CDS encoding SHOCT domain-containing protein, producing the protein MHSFWPIIPFFWSLFWVAVVALAITARRKGWWGPRHAPAAAPASPTAAAEQILAERYARGEMGEDEYFEKVSVLKGWTS; encoded by the coding sequence ATGCACAGCTTCTGGCCGATCATCCCGTTCTTCTGGAGCCTGTTCTGGGTCGCCGTCGTCGCGCTGGCCATCACGGCCCGGCGCAAGGGCTGGTGGGGGCCGCGCCACGCGCCCGCCGCGGCTCCCGCGTCGCCCACCGCGGCGGCGGAGCAAATCCTCGCCGAGCGGTACGCCCGCGGCGAGATGGGCGAGGACGAGTACTTCGAGAAGGTGTCCGTTCTCAAGGGCTGGACATCCTAA
- a CDS encoding Lrp/AsnC family transcriptional regulator yields the protein MESAELDGVDRGLVHALQLDGRAPFARIADVLGVSEQTVARRYRRLTAAGVIRVVGGLDGALLGYTPWTIRVRCTPDAGTAIAEALARRPDTYWVHLLSGGTEISCFAQSPDTVLLEKLPRTGRVLAMTAHSLLHGFALPDGWQGLAWLTAEQAGRLRPGARTGSDGVVLQEEDHRLLDVLARDGRAGYAELARATGWSEATAKRRLRLLRESGALIIQLDYSPRLLGYRAEARLWMTVRPSELLHVARTLAGHPEISFASVTTGPTNLLATAICRDNADLYRYLTERVSALDAVQTLETAPVLRTVKRTGALPPQAYGRPA from the coding sequence ATGGAATCCGCCGAACTCGACGGCGTGGACCGCGGCCTGGTACACGCGCTCCAGCTCGACGGCCGCGCCCCCTTCGCCAGGATCGCCGACGTGCTCGGCGTCTCCGAGCAGACCGTCGCCCGCCGCTACCGCAGGCTCACGGCGGCGGGCGTGATCAGGGTGGTGGGCGGCCTCGACGGCGCGCTCCTCGGCTACACGCCGTGGACCATCCGCGTGCGCTGCACGCCCGACGCGGGCACCGCCATCGCCGAGGCCCTGGCCAGGAGGCCCGACACGTACTGGGTGCACCTGCTGTCCGGCGGCACCGAGATCTCGTGCTTCGCCCAGTCGCCCGACACGGTCCTGCTGGAGAAGCTGCCCAGGACCGGCCGCGTCCTGGCCATGACCGCGCATTCGCTCCTGCACGGCTTCGCCCTGCCCGACGGCTGGCAGGGGCTGGCCTGGCTCACCGCCGAGCAGGCCGGCCGGCTGCGTCCCGGCGCGCGTACCGGATCGGACGGCGTCGTCCTCCAGGAGGAGGACCACCGCCTCCTGGACGTGCTGGCCAGGGACGGCCGGGCCGGATACGCGGAGCTGGCCAGGGCCACCGGCTGGTCGGAGGCCACGGCCAAGCGCCGGCTGCGCCTGCTGCGCGAGTCCGGCGCGCTCATCATCCAGCTCGACTACTCCCCCAGGCTGCTCGGCTACCGCGCCGAGGCCCGGCTGTGGATGACCGTGCGCCCCTCCGAGCTGCTCCACGTGGCCAGGACCCTCGCGGGCCACCCCGAGATCTCCTTCGCCAGCGTCACCACCGGCCCGACCAACCTCCTCGCCACCGCCATCTGCCGCGACAACGCCGACCTGTACCGCTACCTCACCGAACGGGTGAGCGCCCTGGACGCCGTCCAGACGCTGGAGACCGCCCCCGTCCTCCGGACGGTCAAACGCACCGGCGCGCTACCCCCGCAGGCGTACGGGCGGCCCGCGTGA
- a CDS encoding SDR family oxidoreductase, producing MILVTGATGNVGRQVVHQLVEAGHPVRAMTRDPSWAALPGAVEVVKGEHETIDRCLDGVESVFLIWPFHTADLAPAVVGAIRRHARRVVLLSSGAVRDQPDSSVGLSHGELEQRIEQSGLAWTMLWPSTFAANAFWWRDQIRSGDVVRGAFGAVPMAMLHERDIAAVAVRALTTDGHDEARYALTGPQALTQVEQVRILGDALGRPLRWQELSREEERRRLLADDSFPDAFVDALLDGYAQMLDGPPPALTNTVEQVTGRPARSFAEWAKDRAGDF from the coding sequence ATGATTCTCGTAACCGGAGCCACCGGAAACGTCGGCCGCCAGGTCGTCCACCAGCTCGTCGAGGCGGGCCACCCCGTACGCGCCATGACCCGTGACCCCTCCTGGGCGGCCCTGCCGGGGGCCGTCGAGGTGGTCAAGGGCGAGCACGAGACCATCGACCGGTGCCTCGACGGCGTCGAGTCGGTCTTCCTCATCTGGCCCTTCCACACCGCGGACCTCGCCCCCGCCGTGGTCGGCGCGATCAGGCGGCACGCCCGCCGCGTCGTCCTGCTCTCCTCGGGCGCGGTACGCGACCAGCCCGACTCGTCCGTCGGCCTTTCGCACGGCGAGCTCGAACAGCGCATCGAGCAGTCGGGCCTGGCCTGGACCATGCTCTGGCCCAGCACGTTCGCCGCGAACGCGTTCTGGTGGCGCGACCAGATCCGCTCGGGGGACGTGGTGCGCGGCGCGTTCGGCGCGGTGCCGATGGCGATGCTGCACGAGCGCGACATCGCCGCCGTGGCCGTACGGGCGCTGACCACGGACGGCCACGACGAGGCCCGTTACGCGCTGACGGGGCCGCAGGCGCTGACCCAGGTCGAGCAGGTGCGGATCCTCGGCGACGCGCTCGGACGCCCGCTGCGCTGGCAGGAGCTCAGCAGGGAGGAGGAGCGGCGGCGGCTGCTGGCCGACGACTCCTTCCCCGACGCGTTCGTGGACGCGCTGCTCGACGGCTACGCGCAGATGCTCGACGGCCCGCCGCCCGCCCTGACGAACACGGTCGAGCAGGTGACGGGCCGGCCCGCGCGGTCCTTCGCCGAATGGGCGAAGGACCGCGCGGGCGACTTCTAG
- the ggt gene encoding gamma-glutamyltransferase: MRRVIVPAAAVLLTLVSAPPALAGPQQKVPVAEGYGGAVATVDLDASKAAIAVLRRGGNAVDAAVAAGAVLGVTEPYSAGLAGGGFMVYYDARQRKVFTIDGRETAPQAMTPTTLEGIPFDEGVTSGLSAGIPGTVANWDLALRKFGTLSLKEALQPAIDVASKGFVVDQTFYQQTADNAARFKDFTSTAKLYLPNGAPPPVGSVFRNPELAATYRELGKRGPGWLYGGRLGREIVATVKQPPVTPGSTRNVRPGLMELSDLRAYRALLREPTKISYKGKDVYGMAPPSSGGSTVGEALNILEALPQVGLHEYLEASRLAFADRGKYVGDLPGVPLKELLSDGFAKERACLIGDRATAHPAAPGNPDGSYEPCAQPTGTATPVADEGPETTHLVVADRWGNVVAYNLTIESTGGNGIVVPGRGVLLNNELTDFTFGPAPGDPNLPGPGKRPRSSMSPTLVFEHGRPVLAVGSPGGSTIITTVLQILVNRYDFGMSLPDALAAPRATQRNTAQTQAEQAFLDKYRAELEAKGHSFALNPEIGAATALEFVGRGRIQAVAEPVRRGGGSALVVAP; encoded by the coding sequence ATGCGCCGAGTGATCGTTCCCGCAGCAGCAGTCCTTCTCACCCTCGTGTCAGCACCACCCGCGCTGGCCGGGCCCCAGCAGAAGGTCCCGGTCGCGGAGGGGTACGGGGGCGCCGTCGCCACCGTCGACCTCGACGCGAGCAAAGCCGCCATCGCCGTGCTCAGGAGGGGAGGCAACGCCGTCGACGCCGCCGTCGCCGCGGGCGCGGTGCTGGGCGTCACGGAGCCGTACTCCGCGGGCCTGGCCGGCGGCGGCTTCATGGTGTACTACGACGCCAGGCAGCGCAAGGTCTTCACGATCGACGGCCGTGAGACCGCCCCGCAGGCCATGACCCCGACCACGTTGGAAGGCATCCCGTTCGACGAGGGCGTCACCAGCGGCCTGTCGGCGGGCATTCCGGGCACGGTCGCGAACTGGGACCTGGCCCTGCGCAAATTCGGCACGCTCTCCCTCAAAGAGGCCCTCCAGCCCGCCATCGACGTGGCTTCCAAGGGCTTCGTCGTCGACCAGACCTTCTACCAGCAGACCGCCGACAACGCGGCCCGGTTCAAGGACTTCACCTCCACGGCCAAGCTCTACCTGCCCAACGGCGCCCCGCCGCCCGTCGGCTCGGTGTTCAGGAACCCCGAGCTGGCGGCCACCTACCGGGAGCTCGGAAAGCGCGGCCCCGGCTGGCTGTACGGCGGCCGGCTCGGCCGGGAGATCGTGGCCACCGTCAAGCAGCCGCCGGTCACCCCCGGCAGCACCCGCAACGTCCGGCCGGGCCTGATGGAGCTGTCCGACCTGCGGGCCTACCGCGCGCTCCTGCGCGAACCCACCAAGATCTCCTACAAGGGCAAGGACGTGTACGGCATGGCGCCCCCGTCCTCCGGCGGCTCGACCGTCGGCGAGGCCCTCAACATCCTCGAAGCCCTCCCCCAGGTCGGCCTGCACGAATACCTGGAGGCGTCCCGGCTGGCCTTCGCCGACCGCGGCAAGTACGTCGGCGACCTGCCCGGCGTGCCGCTCAAGGAGCTGCTGTCCGACGGCTTCGCCAAGGAGCGGGCCTGCCTGATCGGCGACCGGGCGACGGCCCACCCGGCGGCGCCCGGCAACCCGGACGGTTCGTACGAGCCCTGCGCCCAGCCCACCGGCACCGCCACCCCGGTCGCGGACGAAGGCCCCGAGACCACCCATCTCGTCGTCGCCGACCGCTGGGGCAACGTGGTCGCCTACAACCTGACCATCGAGTCCACCGGCGGCAACGGCATCGTGGTGCCCGGACGCGGCGTGCTGCTCAACAACGAGCTGACCGACTTCACGTTCGGCCCGGCGCCCGGCGACCCCAACCTGCCCGGCCCCGGCAAGCGTCCCCGCTCGTCGATGTCGCCGACGCTGGTGTTCGAGCACGGCAGGCCGGTGCTGGCGGTCGGCTCGCCGGGCGGCTCCACCATCATCACGACCGTGCTGCAGATCCTGGTCAACCGGTACGACTTCGGGATGAGCCTCCCGGACGCGCTCGCCGCGCCGCGCGCCACGCAGCGCAACACCGCGCAGACCCAGGCGGAGCAGGCGTTCCTGGACAAGTACCGGGCCGAACTGGAGGCCAAGGGGCACAGTTTCGCGCTCAACCCGGAGATCGGGGCGGCGACGGCGCTGGAGTTCGTCGGCCGGGGCCGGATCCAGGCCGTCGCCGAGCCCGTCCGCCGCGGCGGCGGCAGCGCGCTGGTGGTGGCGCCCTAG
- a CDS encoding sensor histidine kinase has protein sequence MRGKFGFDPYLALIVAAAQFVVAKGASWGQRFDREPLDPYAYGLLLIGPLAILLHRRFPLLTTAAALGACDLYLAGGYAYGPSFISPAVLLFLLVTRGRRAMAWFMAGMTVLSFLSYAWLIGNRDLFHSVWILTFIMLLMVVAELVRIVRERRAERERVAEEEARRQASEERLTMAQELHDVLAHNISLIHVQASTALHLIDDNPDHAKTALATIKTASKEVLGEMRSVLNVLREGAPRSPTAGLDRLDDLIERSGMDVRLKRVGSRPLPPQVERAAYRIVQESLTNAARYAPGSSVSVRLEYGEQELAIHVSDTGATTAPVLAEAGSGNGIPGMRERASALGGTLVAGPSGTGFQVEARLPLPEETS, from the coding sequence GTGCGAGGAAAGTTCGGATTCGATCCTTATCTCGCCCTCATCGTGGCGGCCGCCCAGTTCGTCGTCGCCAAGGGGGCGTCCTGGGGGCAGCGGTTCGACAGGGAGCCGCTCGACCCGTACGCGTACGGGCTGCTGCTGATCGGGCCGCTGGCGATCCTGCTGCACCGCCGTTTCCCGCTGCTCACGACCGCCGCCGCGCTCGGCGCCTGCGACCTCTACCTGGCCGGCGGGTACGCCTACGGCCCCAGCTTCATCAGCCCCGCGGTCCTGCTGTTCCTGCTGGTCACGCGGGGCAGGAGGGCGATGGCCTGGTTCATGGCGGGGATGACGGTGCTGTCGTTCCTCAGCTACGCCTGGCTGATCGGCAACCGCGACCTGTTCCACAGCGTGTGGATCCTCACGTTCATCATGCTGCTCATGGTCGTGGCCGAGCTGGTCAGGATCGTCAGGGAGCGCCGGGCCGAGCGTGAGCGCGTCGCCGAGGAGGAGGCCAGGCGGCAGGCCAGCGAGGAGCGGCTGACCATGGCGCAGGAGCTGCACGACGTGCTCGCGCACAACATCTCGCTCATCCACGTGCAGGCGTCCACCGCGCTGCACCTCATCGACGACAACCCCGACCACGCCAAGACCGCTCTGGCCACCATCAAGACGGCGTCCAAGGAGGTTCTGGGCGAGATGCGCTCGGTCCTGAACGTCCTGCGCGAAGGGGCGCCCCGTTCCCCCACGGCCGGGCTCGACCGCCTCGACGACCTGATCGAGCGTTCGGGCATGGACGTGAGGCTCAAACGCGTCGGCTCGCGGCCGTTGCCGCCGCAGGTGGAGCGGGCCGCGTACCGGATCGTGCAGGAGTCGCTGACCAACGCCGCCAGGTACGCGCCCGGCTCGTCGGTGAGCGTGCGCCTGGAGTACGGCGAGCAGGAGCTGGCCATCCACGTCTCGGACACCGGCGCGACGACCGCCCCCGTGCTGGCCGAGGCGGGCAGCGGCAACGGCATCCCCGGCATGCGCGAGCGGGCCTCCGCGCTGGGCGGCACACTGGTCGCCGGGCCGTCCGGCACGGGGTTCCAGGTCGAGGCCCGGCTGCCACTACCCGAGGAGACCTCATGA
- a CDS encoding response regulator transcription factor, protein MIKVLLADDQALVRAGFKALLDAQPDMTVVAEAADGAEAIRLAGEHRPDVVLMDIRMPGTDGLTATRQMPPGPHIIILTTFELDEYVFEALRGGASGFLVKDTEPAELIQAVRVVAAGEALLSPSVTRRLIAEYASRAKEPVAADGLDQLTEREREVLALVGTGMTNDEIAAKLFMSPATAKTHVSRTMMKLHARDRAQLVVIAYESGLVKPGWL, encoded by the coding sequence ATGATCAAGGTGCTGCTGGCCGACGACCAGGCGCTGGTCCGCGCCGGCTTCAAGGCGCTGCTCGACGCCCAGCCGGACATGACCGTGGTGGCGGAGGCGGCCGACGGCGCCGAGGCGATCCGGCTGGCCGGCGAGCACCGGCCCGACGTGGTGCTGATGGACATCCGCATGCCCGGCACCGACGGCCTGACCGCCACCCGGCAGATGCCGCCGGGGCCGCACATCATCATCCTGACGACGTTCGAGCTGGACGAGTACGTCTTCGAGGCGCTGCGCGGCGGGGCCAGCGGCTTCCTGGTCAAGGACACCGAGCCGGCCGAGCTGATCCAGGCCGTCCGGGTGGTGGCGGCGGGGGAGGCGCTGCTGTCGCCGAGCGTGACGCGCCGGCTGATCGCCGAGTACGCCTCCCGGGCCAAGGAGCCGGTCGCCGCCGACGGGCTCGACCAGCTCACCGAGCGCGAACGCGAGGTGCTCGCCCTGGTCGGGACCGGCATGACGAACGACGAGATCGCGGCCAAGCTGTTCATGTCACCGGCGACGGCCAAGACGCACGTGAGCCGGACCATGATGAAGCTGCACGCCCGCGACCGCGCCCAGCTCGTGGTGATCGCCTACGAATCGGGCCTGGTCAAGCCCGGCTGGCTGTAA
- a CDS encoding helix-turn-helix domain-containing protein, giving the protein MDVTELSERIRSNDPALGLRAVGALHRLAEQVEAVSVALAREQGWTWEQIGDALGMSRQSVHAKYGK; this is encoded by the coding sequence GTGGACGTAACAGAGCTCTCCGAACGGATCAGGTCGAACGACCCGGCCTTGGGCCTGCGGGCGGTGGGCGCGCTGCACCGGCTGGCCGAGCAGGTCGAGGCGGTGTCGGTGGCGCTGGCCCGGGAGCAGGGCTGGACCTGGGAGCAGATCGGCGACGCGCTCGGCATGTCACGGCAGTCGGTGCACGCCAAATACGGGAAGTGA
- a CDS encoding Clp protease N-terminal domain-containing protein, producing the protein MFGFEKSRFGVIVKTAFDEARQRGDRRLGTEHLLLGVLHDADLARALGVDVAGARAALDELDRAALRMLGLEVGDLPRTPRKHPPVPGTALTSSARATINQAIKATTMKTRSVEAPRQLVLALLAQGRPDPVAGLIDHLGIDRAAVRGRCA; encoded by the coding sequence ATGTTCGGCTTTGAGAAGAGCCGGTTCGGCGTGATCGTCAAGACCGCGTTCGACGAGGCCAGGCAGCGGGGCGACCGGCGGCTGGGCACCGAGCACCTGCTGCTCGGCGTCCTGCACGACGCGGACCTGGCCCGCGCGCTCGGCGTGGACGTGGCGGGCGCGCGGGCCGCGCTCGACGAGCTCGACCGGGCGGCGCTGCGCATGCTCGGCCTGGAGGTGGGCGACCTGCCGCGGACGCCGCGCAAGCACCCGCCGGTGCCCGGCACCGCGCTCACGTCGAGTGCCCGCGCCACCATCAACCAGGCCATCAAGGCCACGACGATGAAGACCAGGTCTGTCGAGGCGCCCCGGCAACTGGTGCTCGCCCTGCTGGCGCAGGGGCGGCCCGACCCGGTCGCGGGGCTGATCGACCACCTCGGCATCGACCGCGCGGCGGTACGCGGCCGCTGCGCATGA
- a CDS encoding class I SAM-dependent methyltransferase: protein MSRTYDDLVQEAATVSVDGWDFSWLDGRASEERPSWGYARLLGERMAGAEAALDLQTGGGEILAGVPELPAVTVATESWPPNLKLAASRLRPRGAWVVADDDDPRLPFRDGVFDLVSSRHPVETWWEEIARVLRPGGAYFSQQVGPWSVAELTHYFLGPHDGSSRDPDHARAAAESAGLEVVDLRFERLRMEFGDVGAVIYFLRKVIWIVPGFSVERYADRLRELHDRIEAEGPFVAHSSRFLIEARKPGGPAA from the coding sequence ATGAGCCGCACGTACGACGACCTTGTCCAGGAGGCCGCCACGGTCTCCGTGGACGGCTGGGACTTCTCCTGGCTCGACGGCCGGGCCAGCGAGGAGCGGCCCTCCTGGGGGTACGCCAGGCTGCTCGGCGAGCGCATGGCCGGAGCCGAGGCCGCGCTCGACCTCCAGACCGGCGGGGGCGAGATCCTGGCCGGCGTGCCCGAGCTGCCGGCGGTGACCGTGGCCACCGAGTCGTGGCCGCCCAACCTCAAGCTGGCCGCCTCGCGGCTGCGCCCGCGCGGGGCGTGGGTGGTGGCCGACGACGACGATCCGCGCCTGCCGTTCCGGGACGGCGTCTTCGACCTGGTCAGCAGCCGCCATCCGGTGGAGACCTGGTGGGAGGAGATCGCCCGCGTGCTGCGCCCCGGCGGCGCCTACTTCTCGCAGCAGGTCGGGCCGTGGAGCGTCGCGGAGCTGACGCACTACTTCCTGGGCCCCCACGACGGCTCGTCCCGCGACCCGGACCACGCCAGGGCGGCGGCCGAGTCGGCCGGGCTCGAGGTCGTGGATCTGCGGTTCGAGCGGCTGCGGATGGAGTTCGGCGACGTGGGGGCGGTGATCTACTTCCTGCGGAAGGTGATCTGGATCGTGCCGGGCTTCTCGGTCGAGCGGTACGCGGACCGGCTGCGCGAGCTGCACGACCGGATCGAGGCGGAAGGGCCGTTCGTGGCGCATTCCTCCAGGTTCCTCATCGAAGCGAGGAAACCCGGTGGCCCGGCTGCGTGA